A stretch of Lactuca sativa cultivar Salinas chromosome 6, Lsat_Salinas_v11, whole genome shotgun sequence DNA encodes these proteins:
- the LOC111912061 gene encoding glycine-rich RNA-binding protein 4, mitochondrial — MAFYNRIGSLMKQTVSQNSVSNGQITGPSMFNAIRCMSSKLFIGGLSYQTDDHSLKEAFSGFGEVVEARVITDRESGRSRGFGFVSYNSEDCAKEAMTAMDGQELNGRSVRVSLATERAPRTGGFGGGGGGGGYNRDAGNDRY; from the exons ATGGCTTTCTACAATAGAATCGGTAGTCTCATGAAGCAAACAGTTTCCCAAAACTCTGTATCAAATGGACAAATAACAGGACCTTCAATGTTCAACGCTATTCGCTGCATGTCTTCAAAGCTTTTTATTGGTG GTCTTTCTTATCAGACTGATGATCATTCCTTGAAGGAAGCATTTTCTGGATTTGGTGAAGTTGTTGAAG CCAGAGTTATTACTGACAGAGAGTCAGGGAGGTCTAGGGGATTTGGTTTTGTTAGCTACAACAGCGAAGATTGTGCCAAGGAGGCTATGACAGCCATGGATGGACAG GAACTTAATGGGCGAAGTGTTCGTGTTAGTCTTGCAACAGAGCGCGCTCCACGGACAGGTGGATttggaggtggtggcggtggtggtggttataACCGTGATGCTGGAAATGACCGCTACTAA